One Actinomadura viridis genomic region harbors:
- a CDS encoding NAD-dependent epimerase/dehydratase family protein: MATGKVRHGRSKGPVVAVTGAATGAGRLLAARLAEREEIRKVVAIDDHRGDVPNVTWRVVDIRDPLLSNRLSDVDVIVNLDVLRSPDVDPRERRTHNVRGAQTVVTAAAAARVRRVVLVTSAMVYGAGPGNETPLAEDAPLLAEANSSIAGDYLEIEELAVGAPLTHPGLEVTVVRPAALVGPAVDTVITRHFEAPRLLSVKGSTPGWQFCHIEDLAGALELVVVEDLPGPIGVGCEGWLGQEEVAEITGKRSIELPAALTFGMAQRLHRLGMTPAPATDLHYVAYPWVVDCARLRAAGWKPVYDNATALRVMIEESAGRHAVVGRRVGGKEATMATAAGATVAAIGAAAAIRRARKRRR, encoded by the coding sequence GTGGCAACGGGCAAGGTTCGCCATGGGCGTAGCAAGGGCCCGGTCGTCGCCGTCACCGGCGCGGCCACCGGCGCGGGCCGGCTGCTGGCCGCGCGGCTGGCCGAGCGCGAGGAGATCCGCAAGGTCGTCGCGATCGACGACCATCGCGGCGACGTGCCGAACGTGACCTGGCGCGTGGTGGACATCCGCGACCCGCTGCTGTCGAACCGGCTCTCCGACGTGGACGTCATCGTCAACCTGGACGTGCTGCGCTCGCCCGACGTGGATCCGCGCGAACGCCGTACCCACAACGTCCGGGGCGCGCAGACGGTGGTGACCGCCGCCGCGGCGGCCCGGGTCCGCCGGGTGGTCCTGGTGACGAGCGCCATGGTGTACGGGGCGGGGCCCGGCAACGAGACCCCGCTCGCGGAGGACGCCCCGCTGCTGGCCGAGGCCAACAGCAGCATCGCCGGCGACTACCTGGAGATCGAGGAACTCGCCGTCGGCGCGCCGCTGACCCATCCGGGCCTGGAGGTCACGGTCGTCCGCCCGGCCGCCCTGGTCGGTCCCGCCGTCGACACCGTGATCACCCGGCACTTCGAGGCGCCCCGGCTGCTGTCGGTCAAGGGCAGCACCCCCGGCTGGCAGTTCTGCCACATCGAGGACCTGGCCGGAGCGCTGGAACTGGTGGTCGTCGAGGACCTTCCGGGCCCCATCGGGGTCGGCTGCGAGGGCTGGCTCGGCCAGGAGGAGGTCGCCGAGATCACCGGCAAGCGCAGCATCGAGCTGCCGGCCGCCCTCACCTTCGGCATGGCCCAGCGCCTGCACCGGCTCGGCATGACCCCGGCGCCCGCCACCGACCTGCACTACGTCGCCTACCCCTGGGTGGTCGACTGCGCCCGCCTCCGCGCCGCCGGGTGGAAGCCGGTCTACGACAACGCCACCGCGCTCCGCGTGATGATCGAGGAGAGCGCGGGCCGGCACGCGGTCGTCGGCCGCCGGGTCGGCGGCAAGGAGGCCACCATGGCCACCGCCGCCGGCGCCACCGTGGCCGCGATCGGCGCCGCCGCCGCGATCCGCCGGGCCCGCAAGCGGCGCCGCTGA